GCCCGCAGGGTGGCTTCGTCGAAGCGGTCGATGTCGATGAAATGTCTAGTGGCCTGTATCATCTCAGGCCAGCCCGCCGCAGCTTCCATCCAGGATGTCCAGCGCCTCCTCGATGTGGCTGTCGTCGATGATCAGCGGCGGCACGAAGCGGACCACGTTGTCGCCGGCGGCCACCGCCAGCATCCCGTTGTCCTCCAACTTGTCCTTGAGGTCGGTGTTGGCGATCACGCACTTGAGGCCCAGCATCAGGCCCGACCCCCGGACCTCCTCCAGCACCTTGGGATGATCCTCGACGAGCCCCTCCAGGCGTGCGCGCAGGGTCGCGGCGACGGCCTCGACACGCTCCAGGAAGCCGTCGCCCAGGACCACGTCCAACACCGCATTGGCGACCGCCATCGCCAGCGGGTTGCCGCCGAAGGTCGAGCCGTGGCTGCCCGCGGTCAGGGCGGCGGCCGCCTTTTCGACGGCCAGGCAGGCGCCGACCGGGAAGCCGCCGCCGAGCCCCTTGGCGACGGCCATCAGGTCGGGCTCGATGCCCGCCCACTGGTGGGCGAACAGGCGTCCGGTGCGGCCCATGCCGCACTGGACCTCGTCCAGGAACAGCAGCAGGGAGAACTCGTCGGCGATCTCGCGCAGGCCCCTCATGTATTCGACCGGCGCCGGCTTGATCCCGCCCTCGCCCTGGACCGGCTCGACCAGGATGGCGGCGGTCTCGGGCGTAATCGCGGCGCGGGTCTCGTTGAGGTTGCCGAAGGCGACCTCGTCGAAGCCCTCGACCACGGGATCGAAGCCGTTGAGGTGCTTCTCCTGGCCGCCCGCCGCGATTGCCGCCAGCGAGCGGCCGTGGAAGGCGTCCCGACACGTGATGACGCGGAAGCGCTCGGGCTGGCCGGCGTCGTCGAAGTGCTTGCGGATCA
This region of Candidatus Glassbacteria bacterium genomic DNA includes:
- a CDS encoding aminotransferase class III-fold pyridoxal phosphate-dependent enzyme, encoding IRKHFDDAGQPERFRVITCRDAFHGRSLAAIAAGGQEKHLNGFDPVVEGFDEVAFGNLNETRAAITPETAAILVEPVQGEGGIKPAPVEYMRGLREIADEFSLLLFLDEVQCGMGRTGRLFAHQWAGIEPDLMAVAKGLGGGFPVGACLAVEKAAAALTAGSHGSTFGGNPLAMAVANAVLDVVLGDGFLERVEAVAATLRARLEGLVEDHPKVLEEVRGSGLMLGLKCVIANTDLKDKLEDNGMLAVAAGDNVVRFVPPLIIDDSHIEEALDILDGSCGGLA